TATCCATTCTATTGACAATTACATTGCTTTCACCAATCATCAACGTTACTCATAGTCCAAGTATTAAAGCTAATGAAACTGCAGAGCAAACGAATGGTTTTAATGAGCCAAACTCAAATTCTCATCCAACTTTTCAAGATAGTGTGCGAGATGCATTCCCAAATTTCCGCGCCATAAGCAGCAACTCTACATTTGTCAACGTTACGCCAGACTATATTACGGCTAACTTGAACCAAAATTTCACAATCGACGTAATTATTTCAAATGTATCTGACCTCTCCGGCTTTGATATACAGTTTAGCTGGGATCCATCGCTCCTAGAGTATGTGAGTCACGTGGCAAAAGTCCCGGTAGAGACCTACCCAGATGGCGTACTCTGCCAGCCGATTCTTCCACTCATGGACGATGTTGACGCCACTGCAGGAACATACTGGGCGGCCTTCGCCACCCTTGGAGGGCCATCCTTCAACGGTACGGGCATAGCGTTCGAAATGACCTTTCACGTAATAGGGTCTGGTAGTTGTTTACTAGAAATAACCAGCTGTGACTTAGCAAACAAATATGGCCAAACGATAACTCATTCCATTCAAAACGGCTACTTCAATACAGATGTGCAGATGCTTCCAACAGACATGCCCGTCGTCTATGTTGATCCCCAAAACATTTCTGCGTCCCCTGGAGAAACTTTCACTATCAGTGTGAAGATTTTCAATCTGACAGATACCATCTACGCGTGCTATGACGAATGGGAACCGGGACAGCCATTGCCTCCGCCTGACTCACTGTATGTTTATACTCTTGGCAACCTTTACGCCTTAGACATCCAGTTGAGCTGGGATCCAACGATTCTAGAGCATGTAGATCACGCTGTAAAGATTCCAGTTGAAACTTATCCTGATGGGGTTCTTCACGAACCAATACAACATGTTATGGATTATGTTGATCCGAGCGCGGGAACTTACTGGCTGGCTAAATCATCCCTAGGAGAAGTACCAGGATTCAATTGTCAGGATGCGAACGCGACTGTGTTCACAATGACCTTCAACGTGACGAGACGTGGGAAATGTACCCTAAATCTAACTTCAGTTGACCTTGCTGCTGATCCAGCCATGCTGGTAAGTGGCACAATCAATAAGCTTGCAATCCCACACTGGGTGAGAGACGGCCAGTTCAGCTATGGCGTAGCTGGATTGCCGGTGGCGAATTTTGAGTATTACCCGCTAAGCCCTGTAGTAAACGAAGCTGTAACTTTCGATGCATCAGACAGTTACGATTCTGACGGTTACATCATCCTCTACGTATGGGACTTTGGAGATGGAACCATACAAAATACAACAGACCCCATCACATATCATTCTTACACTACACCTAGCTCATACGATGTAACACTACAGGTAATCGATGATGAAGGGTATAGCGGATTTGCATCCGCGTCAATCAGTGTCAGCGGACCTATGGCATACATTCGAACATATATCCCACATGAATGGGTTGGCGGCGGCTCGGCGATGGGTTGGCATGCAGATGACAGTTGCTGGTCTTATGCTTTGCCCTTCAGCTTCCCATTCTACGGTACCTATTACAGTACACTCTACATTTCCAGCAACGGGCTGATATCATTCACATACGATACCAGCTTAGGAAACAGCATCGAAGCACTGGCAGGCAAAGTTGCAATTGCTCCAGCGTGGGACGATTGGGTAACGGATGGTTCCTACGACATTTATATTTGGCAAAATTCGACATGCATAGGAATCAGATGGTACGTTAGACATTATAGTAGCTATGAAATCGCAAACTTCGAGGCGCTACTCTTCAGCAACGGCGTAATACAATTCAATTACGAATATAACAGCGGTGACATATCGGCAACTATAGGTATATCAAACGGTTACAGCGAAATCCTCGCCGAAGACGCGACAAACCTAAACTATATAAACAGCATCCTCTTTACGCCTTTCTGGTTAGAACATGAACTTTTAGTCTATCTTTCAGCACCAAACCATGTTCTGCCAGGTGAAACAGCCATTCTAAATGCAACCGTTCATAATCTTGGTCTATCCAACGAAACCAATGTAGAACTCTATCTATTAATTAACGGCACTGTTCAAGCGAATATTACACTGGCTGAATTAACGAGCAACTCATACCAAACCCTTGACTATGTCTGGACTCCAGCTTTGGAAGGAACATATAACGTAACAACATACACACCTCCGGTCCCCAACGAAAACATCACAGCAAACAACATCGCAACAAAAATGGTCAATGTGCGGCAAGTTGCTGGATATGTTCTTGTTGATCAAACCCACGGAACAGATGGTATTCATAGCTACAGCATTTGGGTGGCGAACCTTACCGAAGGAGGATACGTAGTTGAAACTCATACTTTAGGTTCCATTACTTCTAATGTACTAGAAGGTTACGACGTATTTGTTATCCCTCAAGCCCACGACTATTATTCCTCAGATGAGCTATCTGCGATACAAGATTTCGTGCAAAATGGTGGGGGGCTCCTAGTGATAGGCGATGATGCACCATATGTTTATACAGATCTCACAAGCTTCGCCGGCATTACATGGATCTCAGGTGGATATGGCGGATATACCAGTGACATTACGCTCCATGCAGTAACTGACGGAGTAAACATGGCGTACTTTGATTCACCCGGTATGATTTATGTTACTTATCCAGCTATAGACCTTATTCGAGACTACTACGGAAACGTTATGCTTGCAGTTTCAGAGGTAGGCACTGGAAAGGTCATAGGGATCGCTGACGAACACTCGATCAACGACTACTATATTGGGTTTGCAGACAACCTCCGTCTCGCCGACAATATGATCAACTGGATTGGGGTAAGATACCCGCATGATCTTGCCGTTTCGGTGAGAGCACTCTCACATCTTCAACCTGGCGATTCAACAATTCTCGAGGCAACCGTTTACAACAGCGGGTTGTCGAATGAAACTGATGTAGAACTACAGATGCTGATCAATGGTGACACTGTTGCAAATGTAACGATTCTTAACCTAATAACTGATTCATCCTACACCCTTTTCTATCCTTGGAGTCCTACAATTGAAGGAACTTACAACGTTACAGCCTATGCGGTACCAGTCCCAGGGGAAACTTACACAGTCAACAACAAAGCGACAAGCTTTGTGAGAGTTACCGAGCCAATGATCCATCCAGAGGAAGGGCAGTACGCAAATTATCTAATGACTACATATAACCAATCTGGTCAGATGCCAAGTTGGATGAAATGGAACTTCACATACCAACGCTACGTTACGCCTTACTCAATCAACGTCACTATGGTGCAACAAGACAGTTCAGGTTATAATCAAACCCAATGGGTGCTCGTAAACACCTTGACCCGCGAAATGACCAGCGGATACTATCCTCTCGAACAATATTACTTCGGATGGATTGAGACAAACATCACAACAGGCTCTACGATAAGGCTACTTGACACCAATGGCACAGTTAAAGGAAGCCAACTAATCGAGGCAGCAGGGACCTACATCGACTGCTGGATAGTGGAGATGATCCATTATTCCGGATACTACACTTACAATTATACGATGTGGTATGACAAAGCCACAGGTCTATGGATTGGAATGCGGTTTAGCAATGACTACTACCCAAACGAGTATAGTATTCTGTTGCTTGTTGACACCAACATCCCCGTTGGCGGAGCATTAAGAATCGAAACAGACAAACCCATGTATACTCGCCTTGAAATCGCAACAATAACCACAACCTATGTCATAGGCGACACACCAATCGAAAACGCCACAGTCACAATCGAAGTTAACTACCCCAATGACACGCTATACTTCATCTGGACGGAAACAACAGACTCAAACGGTACCGCAACATTTGTCTTTTTCATAGAAGAAAATGCATCCTACGGTACATACACCGCATACGCCTCAGCTTACAAACTTGGCCTAGACCCAAGAACGGCTACAACAACATTTATCGTAGGCCACCTTGAACCCAACATAGAGATGTGGTTCGAAGGACCGGATGTTGCACTCATTGGCTATGATATAATTACAGTTCTTCACGTGCAAAACACTGGAAACGCAACAGCCTACAACGTTACAACAACATTAGACATCCCAAGCAGCCTCACAATCATTTCAGCAAACAATACATTCAGCGGCATCATCGACCCGGAACAAGGAGTAATACTGGTCGCCATCTTAACAGCGCCAACACCAAGCAGACACCTTCTAACAGCATCCACCACCTACACCAAAGCCGACGGAACACCCATGCCCCCAGTCTACGCCGAGAAAACATTAGTGTATGCATACCATGAAGACTATCCAGTAGACCTCACTGAAATGACAATAACAGGCACAACAGAACAAATAATAGTGAACCTTACGATAACAAACTACGGAGACTCACCAATACAAATAACACTAATAGCCTCCGCACAGCACGTAACATCCAAACTTATGCTTCGTTCAGTCTACCAAACCATAATCATAAACCCGAACGAAACAATAATAATATCCCTTGCAATCGCCATCCCTTCAACTGCTCCATCAGGAGAATATATCGTGCTAAGCATCTTAGCAACCCAACTTCCAAGCCAAGACGGCTTCACACTAGTAACGAAACAAGAAACAGTGATCATCTAAAGAGGGCCGCCAATGAAGGACATTACTGACCTTCCTATAAACTCCCCCTTTTTTCAAACTTAACTTTGAAATTATCTCAGAAAATTAAATTGAAGTAGGGAACTTGAATGAGAAAGCTTGATACCACACTACTGATACTCCTCATGTCGCTCTCTTTCTTTTTGGCACCCCAAATAATATTCGCCTCAACATCATTTCCGCAACATGAAAGAGTTCCAAAAAACGGGTCTACTTCCGAGTTAAGAAGCATTCTAGAAGAAAACATGCAACCATTATCTTCTCTCTCTTTGCTTTTGTCCTTGGACAAAGACACTTATATTCGACAAGAAACGATAGTTGCGACTGTACAATTCCTCTATGAGCAAACACCGATCCCAAACGCCCAAGTCACTTTAGAAGTTGACTTTCCCAACGGTACTTCTTGGTTTATATGGGGCAATAACACGGACGAAGACGGATTCTCAAGATTTGACTTTCTCATCGCTCTAACGAATCCTTCAGGAAAGTATGCAGTGTATTCGACAGCGTATAAAGAAGGATTGGGAACTGCAACTGCAGCAAGAATTTTCACAGTGCGCGCGCCCGATGTTGCTATCACGAACGTTGCTCCATCCTCAGATGTTGTAACTCAAGGGGATACAATCACAATAGATGTCGATGTTGCTAATGAAGGAATAACAACTGAAACTTTCACTGTGGCCCTTTTCGCTGACAAAAACACCATTGTTATCGGAGACGAGATTATCATCGGAAACCAAACAATATTTTCCTTAGCAAATGGAACATCAACAATCGTCACCTTTACATGGAATACTACAGGTGTGGCTGAAGGCAATTACACAATAAGCGCCCTAGCCTCCTCGGTGCAGGGCGAAATCGACCTATCCAACAACATTTACACTGATGGCATAGTGAAAATAATCCCACCAATGGAGTTGAGAGTGATAATAGATCAAGCTCTAGTCAGTGATAATAGAACTGACATAACCAGTTCACAATGGGTTAGTTTTCACGCGAAATGGTTAAATGGATCTGATGTCATCGGCGGCAATATATACGTTAATGAAACAGCCTATAGTACAAACAAAAGCGGATGGATAACAATTCACGTGAGCTTCGACACCGTTGTCAAAGGAGTCTGGACGGTGACTGGAGTTTCATGCAACGGTATTGTCACATTCCAACAAACCGTTAGTAATCCATGGATCATTTGGGATCGAGTTAAAGTGATCCTCGACACCTTTAACACAAGAATAGATGTGAGCACCAATGCCTCAATAAGATGGACAGGAACATATGAATATGATTCGACAAGTTTCTACGAAAGCATTACACTCAATGATACTACATTAAAGGATATCGTTGGAAAATATGGCTTCACGGTTCAAAGCATCCAAGATCCGAAATATGATTTGACAGCATTTACATCTAATTCGATATATGTAATTTTTGACAGAGTCTCTATCACTTTGTCTATAGGTGACTCCCACATCGACTTAGGATCTGAAGCTGCATTAGTCTGGACAGGCGTATACGAATATAACCTAACAATCTTTAGCGGCACCGTAACCCTGAACGATACTAACACAATAAAGACAACCGTGGGAAGATACGGGTTCGTAACCGAAAGTATAACAGACCCATTATACGGAATAACAACTTTTACGTCAAATGAAGTCTATTGCATCTGGGATCAAGTTGATATCATTTTAGCAGTAAACGATAATAGAATTGACCTCGGTAGTACTGCAAATATTACATGGACAAGCATCTATGAATATGATGACATTACTTTTAATGGAATGATTGGTCTAAATGGCACTTTAACAAAAAATGTTGTGTGTAAATATGGCTATAAAGTAAAATCAATTTCAGATCCAATTTATGGACTAACTGTTTTCTCATCCAACGCAGTATTTTGCATATGGGACATGATAAAAATCTTTGAGGGTGGAGTTTCTCGTCCAGTAACTAACATTACACAGACTGAAACAGTTTGGTTCAAAGCTAAATACGAATATGATGGTGAGCTTTTTGATGAAAGCAAAGGTTTGCTCTTCATAAATAACACTGCTATGACTTGGTCTACGATGAACGATAGATGGGAATGTGAATATGATTTTTCTACTATTGGAAATAGAACGTTCCTGGCATCCGGCGTTTTAGACACGCAATATGCTATAGCAAACATAAACGACATTGTTGGACCCTTATCAATCACTTGGGTTGAACTAGTGTATTACATACCTCGACCACCCAGCCCTGGACAACCTATAATCATAAATGCAACAACAGTAATCAACGCCACTATAATAATAGACGACATATCTAAGGAATGCATGCTCCTAGTTAGAATAGTTCCTATGCCAGGTCCACCACCAGATGGTTCAAACGGTGTTGGAAAGCCTTTCGAGATCAATGCAACTGGAAATCCAGCAGGGCAGTTTAGAATTCGGATTTACTATTCGGAAGAACAGCTGGCAGTTCTTGGGATAGACGAAAAAACCCTTAAAATACATATTTGGGATGGCAGCCAATGGGTACCCATAATTTCAAGCCATGTCAATCGTGCAAAGAACTACGTTGAAGCGGTTGTCAATCACTTCAGCACCTTTGGCCTCATTGGCAGTTATTCTGCTAAACCACCACCTCGATCACTAGAATGGATCGCTTTAATTGTAACAATAGCAGTTGCAGCTTCAATTTCTCTGATTCTGATCTTAAGAAAAAAAGGTAAAAAACAATCTAGATCCCAGTAATTTTTGAAAATGATTGAAGCAAAAACATTTACTACCTGAAAACGCGTATGGATGTTAACATTCTAATGACATCGGAGAAAATGTGCCAACAGTGAAATTGTGACTACAAGATATGCTTCTCGAATACACTATGTTATTTTCACTTCCTATGGAGATGCGTTATCTCCAATAGTGTTATAACGCTCAAATCCAGCCTCTCCGAGTTCTTAGCTTTTTCCACAATCTCCACTATTTGAACTTTGTACTCGTCTGACTTTAAGTCGATTAGGTGTGTGTAGATTTGGATACTTTAACGTGTTTTTGATGTTTCTGTGTCCCATTTTTCTTTGAACGTGAACTGTGTCCTTAGTTTTGTGGTACAGCATTGTGCTGTAGAAGTGCCTTAAGTCGTATAGTCGAATCTGTTTCAATTCTGGCTTGCCTAATCTCTCAGCTACTTTGTTTCCAAGTCTGTTCCAGTTTTTTGAAGAGTTTTGGAACAAGGAAATATTTTCTCGTTTAATGATAGATTCTTTGTTGAAACCAATTGCTTCAGTAAGGCTAAGGTTTCACTTTTCAGCTTTAGGACTCTTGCTTCTCCACCTTTAGCTGTCTCTGGATATCCTAAGCCTTGATGTAAGTCAATATGTTTCAGAGTTAGATCTTCAACTTCGATAGGTCCAAGTCCGCATTCTTTAATCAGTTTGAAGGCCACTCGATTTCTCGTTTTAGTATAGCTGTCAATCAAGTCAATATCTGACTCTAAAGGCAACTTCTTAAGGCTGAAAGCTCTTTGATACTTCGGTCTCTTCCAAGACAAACCATAAAAAACAGCATAGTGATTGTAAGCGTTTACCACATTCTCTTTGTAGCCGTTCGACCAATCAACCTTCGCTATGAACTCTTTAATTTCATCGGGATTGTCTAAGTTGACATGTTTCGCCAAGTTCCTAAGTCTCTTACCAATAGGCTCTATCGTATTTTCTGAATAGCCATCTTTCTTCATTTGCCACAAAACTTGGAATATGCGTCGAGCGTAGGGTGCAGTGATGGTGCGGGGGGTGGGATTTGAACCCACGAACGCCTACGCGACAAGGTCCTAAGCCTTGCTCCTTTGACCAGGCTCGGAGACCCCCGCTTAGACATCCATTCAGAAGATTGAAACTGCATATAAGTGTAAACGTTCATTTTTTCGAAATCCTTTAAAACTCTTGAAAGGTAATTGTCTTGACCATTATGCCTCGGTGGCCTAGCTCGGTAGGGCATCGCCTTGGTAAGGCGGCGGTCGCGGGTTCAAATCCCGCCCGAGGCTTCCGTTTCTGAAATATGTAAGGACCCGCAATTATCTCTATATTTCTCTGTTCGTGAGTATTAATCATGCGCTCCATAACCGTTCTAACAATCAACGGAGAGCCTGAAAACGAGATAGACCTAGTCAAGATTGTTGAGGATGCAAGAACCTATTTTCCGTCGGAAACATGGGACGACATTAAATATCTCGGAAAACTCAGTTTGGAGTACGATGTTAAGATAGCATTAAATAGAGAATCTTTTGCGGCTTTCCTTTTTGAAAAGCTGATTGAGAGAATTGGGAAAATAAATAGCTCCGATAGATTGATGAGCCTTTTGTTGGGAATAACACTAGATCCAATAGTGGCTGTGCACTATTTTTTTGATGGAGAAAACTTCAAGAAAACAGTTTATCTTGTTCACGATTATGTGGCTGAAAAGGTTGGAGTTGTGTCTCTTTTCCAAGTGGATAATGAGTCTTCAAGAAAAGTAGTGGCTCACGGGTTAGGCCATAACAAAGGTCTACGGCATCATATGGAGCCAATTGACCTCATGTATTCTGAGCTTTTGCGATTCCCTAGATTGCAAGTAGAAGGGTTTTGTAAGGTTTGCCTGCGTAAGTTGACAGAAGGTCAGACGGGCATGTCAGATTTAAAATAAGTACTGCGCCAACAAAAGGTGTTATAAAGCGAAGAGAGTTGCGTTTTTCCCTTTCTAAAAAATTCCATATATCTGATCTGGTGCGAGAATGTCGGGGAATTTTTTTCTTAACTTTAAACGAGTGGAATAGCACAGGTGGCATTCGTCAACGTAGCCATCTTCATGTTCAACTTGGTGTTCTCTAACAAGTTCAGTTGGTCCTCCCTTTAGAATTGGTGCACATATGGGATGCTTTTCTGGATTAAATTTGGCGAACAATTCCGGCAGTGGGGTTTGCTTCATATTTCCTATTGTGATGCCTTGACAGACGTGGACATAGCCAAAGGGGTCGATATGGACTCGGCTTTGATTAGAAAAGTCTTCGTCTAGGCATTTGCTAAATTCTGTCCAATGCTTTCTTGGTAATCCTTCTACAAGTTTTTCAACCGCTCGACCTTTGAACAACACTCTACCTTCGACAACTGGCTTGCCTTTCCACTCAATTTCCTTCAAGTATTTCTTTGGGTCTTCTATGATAATCTTGCCAACCGGTAAGCCAAGGTCCTTGGCGGCTTCGTAAGCGTATTTAGCAAGGTTCTCCTCGGTTTCGCCGTAATGATAGGCGTCGTCGCTTATGGACAAATCGGAAATGCCAATCTCCGAAATTGGGGTGAGCCATTCTTTTGCATCTTCAACTGACGTAGCCCAGTAAGTGTTTGTGACTATACCAGTTTTGAAACCATATTCTTTTGCTGTGCGTAAACCCCAAAGCATAGCTTGATAGTAGAGGAAAGGTTCACCGCCCTCAAAATATATCCACTTAATATTCCCAACCTGTTTTGCCTCTTTGAGAATCTCGCGTATATCTGAAATCTTCATTACACCTTTTGCGTCGGGACAACTGTAAACGAAGCAGTGGTCACACTCGAAATTGCATTGATAAGTTTGAAGAAGATGTAACCCAGTTATTGCCATAATTTTATTTTTGGAGGCTTGGAGCATTTAGCTTTTTTTGTGACGGTAAAACATAGGTGCTCAGCGGGTTTTTCACTGTTTTAACGAAAAAGCTATAGGGGTTTATACATTAAATTAGACAAGTTCTTTGAAAGAATAAGCTCTATATATAACGTGACAGCAACATGATGAGGGGACTGTAGTGAGCTTTGAAGAGCTCTTGCCATATATTCTAGCCTTAATCGTAACACCAATCGCAGTCCTCATCGTCCTTTACGCCACGAAACTTAGAAAAAAGGAAGAAAATTTGGAACTTTCTCCAAAGCTAGAGGCTGCAGAAAGATGGCGCTATAGAGTTCAACGAAGCATCTCTTTGGGCGACTCAAAAGAGGCCAACGAAAAGCTGAGAACCTTAAGTTTGGAAAGAGAGATTTTAAGCGATGCTATACGCCGTCTTTACGAAGCCCACGCCGAAGGAAAAATAACTGAAGAGGAGCGCGAACGGCTGGCCAAGAGATACAAATCGAGAATGATGAACGTCAAGGAAGCCATCGCAGAAAGCGAGTCAGTTGTGGCGCTTCATGAATTAGAGGCAATGCAGGAAGATTTGATTAGCTTATTCGATGAACGATTCGACGAATTAAATGCCAAAATTGAAACTTTACGTTCACGAGTTGGGTTGGAAACAGAGGAATCAATCATTCCCACCCCTATACCTGTACAAATTGAAGCGAAGCCGCTTGAAAAGGCAGCTGCAAGAAAGACAAAAAAGAAAAAAACTTCGCGAAAGCCTCAAAAACCTCGTAAGACAGCAGCGGAGGAAAGAATAGAGAAAATCCGCGCAGAGGTGGAAAAAGTTTTAGATCGCCTTGAACAGATGGAGGTTGAGACCTAAGTTTGGATTGGCGAGAAAACGCCAAAAAGATGGCGGCCATAAACGCAGTTAAACACGTTGAAGACGGGTTTATTGTGGGCTTAGGAAGTGGGACAACGGTTACTTACGCTTTTCAAGAAATTGGTAAGAGAATACACGAAGAGAAACTGCACATTTATGGGGTTCCTACATCCTATCAAGCCTTCCTGCTAGCTGTACAAAACAGTATTCCCGTAACCACACTGGACGAACATCACCAACTCGACATAGCAATAGATGGTGCAGACCAAGTGGATGAAAAGCTTAATATGATTAAAGGCGTAGGCGGGGCGTTAACTCGAGAAAAAATAGTAGCGTCTGCATCAAGAATGAACGTTATCATAGTTGACGAGACAAAGTTGACAAGGAAACTGGGCGTTAATCAACCTGTTCCAGTCGAGGTTTTGCCTTTCGCTATGTCCACCATAACAAAAAAATTGCGCATATTGGGTAGCAAACCTATTCTGCGTGAGGCGGAAAAGAAACTTGGTCCCGTGGTGACGGATAACGGAAATTTCATCGTTGATGTAGATTTCGGGTCAATTGACAACCCAAAAGAGTTGAACCGAACGTTGAAAGCTATCCCTGGAATAGTTGAAACCGGTCTGTTCGTAGGGATGGCAGACGTTGTTTATGTTGGTGGAAGAGAAGCTGTTCAGAAGCTTGAAAAGTAATATAGCTGTATGGCTATAAGGTTTTATTGTTTCTTTGATGGTAGGGCTTCTACAGCCTCTCTCGCTTTTGTTCCTGCAAAAGGATTGTTGATGATACTATCTAGATAATCTTTCCACAGTTCAAACTTTTCCAATAAGTTTCGATATACCTTCTCGTGAACACGCAATAATCTCTATTTGCTGCTTTCTCGCCGCATATTCTGCAGTTCAACACGTTTCTTCCTCCATTCCTTTTTCGGACAGATAGGGTTTAAGCATAAACTCCAAGGTCTTTTTCCTCTCCTAAAGACCATTATGGTTGGCCAACCACAGACGTTACATGTTCTTCTCGTTGGTTTAACCGTGCCAAGTTGGGGGAGGGGAAAAGAAGTTTTGCAGCTGCTTTTGAAATAGTTGGTGCATCCGACGAAGCGTTTGCCAGTTTTGCGGGAGCGGAGAATTATGAGTTTACCTGTTTTACATGCGGGGCAGTCGCTGATTATGCGCTCTTGTAGTCTCGCTTGTCTAACGGCGTCGCTTAGGACTTGACCTATTGCTTCCTCTCGGTTTTTTAGTTCTTCCAAAACTGGTCTTAAACGATTAATGGCTTCTGCAAGGACGTTTTCACGTTTCTCCTCATTCTTTTTGATACGTCGTATTTTTTCTTCGAGTTCACGTGTCAGTTTAATTGAAACTACTGTGGGCGCGTGTTTTTGGAGAATTTCTGTAACGGTATGACCCAGTTCTGTTACTCTGATGCTTTCTTCTGTGATGTAGTTTCTGTTGTAGAGTGTTTGAATGATGTTTGCTCTTGTGGCTTTGGTGCCAATTTCCTCTTTTTCCATCTTTTTGAGGAGGCTGCTAGGGTTGTAACGAGGTGGTGGTTTGGTGAATTTGTCTTCACTGATTACTTTGTTTACCCTAACTTCTTCACCTTCTTTGACGTCTGGAAGCTGAACTTCATCAGAGCGAACATATGGTTTGTAGAAGCGTATCCATCCCTCCTTGAGAATTTTGCGTCCAAACAGCAAAAACTGGTAGCCATTAACATCGATTTTAATCCTCATACTCTGTTTTGTAGCGGATTCACTGAACACTGCCATGAAGCGTTTCACAATCAGGTCCCAAAGCTTACGTTCAGAAGTATTTAGTTTGCGTTCTGGCAGGCTTCCTGTTGGGTAAACAGCTGGATGTGCAGGATCTTCTTTCTTTCCTTCTTTTGGCTCCAATTTTTCACAGCCAAGTAATTCTGAGGCTAGTTTTCGATAAGCTGATTCTTTTCTCAGTCCAGCAAGGATAGACTTGTAATTTATTGTGGGTGGCAATTTTTGGCTACTTGTTCTTGGATAGGAGATCAACGCGTCTAGATATAGACGTTCGGCTAGACTTGTCGTTCTTCTCGGATTGTATCCGAAAAGACGGTAAGCTTCGCTTTGCAATGTGCCTAGGTCAAAGGGAACTGGAGGGTTTTGCCTAAACACTTTTTTTTCGATTTTTGCAATTTCCCCTGTCTTTCCCCTGCAAGCATCAACAATGGCGTCTGCCTCGGTTTTGTTTTCCATCTTCTTCTTTTCATATTCCACCTCGAAAAATTTGCTTTGTATTTCAACCTGGGCTTTAATAGTCCAATATGGTGTAGGGACGAAACGGGCGATAGAGTTCTCTCTTAGAACTAGAAACCTCAAAGTTGGACCTTGCACTCTGCCAGTGCTTAGGGTTGCATATCTACCGCTCGCTCGTTTTACTGCCGAAGTCAGTGCTCTCGAGAGGTTTATGCCATATAACCAGTCTATTTCATGTCTTGCCTTCCCTGCTTCAACAAGGCTGAAATCGAGCGTCGGTGAACGGTGCTCGTAGGCTTGTTCCAGCTCGACCTTTGTCAACGTGGAATATTTCATTCTTTCAGCAACATCTGCCTTGCCACAAGCATAGTTAAGGATGCTATAGCCAATGAGGCTGCCTTCCATGTCATAATCACAAGCATCTATA
Above is a window of Candidatus Bathyarchaeota archaeon DNA encoding:
- a CDS encoding radical SAM protein, encoding MAITGLHLLQTYQCNFECDHCFVYSCPDAKGVMKISDIREILKEAKQVGNIKWIYFEGGEPFLYYQAMLWGLRTAKEYGFKTGIVTNTYWATSVEDAKEWLTPISEIGISDLSISDDAYHYGETEENLAKYAYEAAKDLGLPVGKIIIEDPKKYLKEIEWKGKPVVEGRVLFKGRAVEKLVEGLPRKHWTEFSKCLDEDFSNQSRVHIDPFGYVHVCQGITIGNMKQTPLPELFAKFNPEKHPICAPILKGGPTELVREHQVEHEDGYVDECHLCYSTRLKLRKKFPDILAPDQIYGIF
- a CDS encoding PKD domain-containing protein; the encoded protein is MTITLLSPIINVTHSPSIKANETAEQTNGFNEPNSNSHPTFQDSVRDAFPNFRAISSNSTFVNVTPDYITANLNQNFTIDVIISNVSDLSGFDIQFSWDPSLLEYVSHVAKVPVETYPDGVLCQPILPLMDDVDATAGTYWAAFATLGGPSFNGTGIAFEMTFHVIGSGSCLLEITSCDLANKYGQTITHSIQNGYFNTDVQMLPTDMPVVYVDPQNISASPGETFTISVKIFNLTDTIYACYDEWEPGQPLPPPDSLYVYTLGNLYALDIQLSWDPTILEHVDHAVKIPVETYPDGVLHEPIQHVMDYVDPSAGTYWLAKSSLGEVPGFNCQDANATVFTMTFNVTRRGKCTLNLTSVDLAADPAMLVSGTINKLAIPHWVRDGQFSYGVAGLPVANFEYYPLSPVVNEAVTFDASDSYDSDGYIILYVWDFGDGTIQNTTDPITYHSYTTPSSYDVTLQVIDDEGYSGFASASISVSGPMAYIRTYIPHEWVGGGSAMGWHADDSCWSYALPFSFPFYGTYYSTLYISSNGLISFTYDTSLGNSIEALAGKVAIAPAWDDWVTDGSYDIYIWQNSTCIGIRWYVRHYSSYEIANFEALLFSNGVIQFNYEYNSGDISATIGISNGYSEILAEDATNLNYINSILFTPFWLEHELLVYLSAPNHVLPGETAILNATVHNLGLSNETNVELYLLINGTVQANITLAELTSNSYQTLDYVWTPALEGTYNVTTYTPPVPNENITANNIATKMVNVRQVAGYVLVDQTHGTDGIHSYSIWVANLTEGGYVVETHTLGSITSNVLEGYDVFVIPQAHDYYSSDELSAIQDFVQNGGGLLVIGDDAPYVYTDLTSFAGITWISGGYGGYTSDITLHAVTDGVNMAYFDSPGMIYVTYPAIDLIRDYYGNVMLAVSEVGTGKVIGIADEHSINDYYIGFADNLRLADNMINWIGVRYPHDLAVSVRALSHLQPGDSTILEATVYNSGLSNETDVELQMLINGDTVANVTILNLITDSSYTLFYPWSPTIEGTYNVTAYAVPVPGETYTVNNKATSFVRVTEPMIHPEEGQYANYLMTTYNQSGQMPSWMKWNFTYQRYVTPYSINVTMVQQDSSGYNQTQWVLVNTLTREMTSGYYPLEQYYFGWIETNITTGSTIRLLDTNGTVKGSQLIEAAGTYIDCWIVEMIHYSGYYTYNYTMWYDKATGLWIGMRFSNDYYPNEYSILLLVDTNIPVGGALRIETDKPMYTRLEIATITTTYVIGDTPIENATVTIEVNYPNDTLYFIWTETTDSNGTATFVFFIEENASYGTYTAYASAYKLGLDPRTATTTFIVGHLEPNIEMWFEGPDVALIGYDIITVLHVQNTGNATAYNVTTTLDIPSSLTIISANNTFSGIIDPEQGVILVAILTAPTPSRHLLTASTTYTKADGTPMPPVYAEKTLVYAYHEDYPVDLTEMTITGTTEQIIVNLTITNYGDSPIQITLIASAQHVTSKLMLRSVYQTIIINPNETIIISLAIAIPSTAPSGEYIVLSILATQLPSQDGFTLVTKQETVII
- the rpiA gene encoding ribose 5-phosphate isomerase A encodes the protein MAAINAVKHVEDGFIVGLGSGTTVTYAFQEIGKRIHEEKLHIYGVPTSYQAFLLAVQNSIPVTTLDEHHQLDIAIDGADQVDEKLNMIKGVGGALTREKIVASASRMNVIIVDETKLTRKLGVNQPVPVEVLPFAMSTITKKLRILGSKPILREAEKKLGPVVTDNGNFIVDVDFGSIDNPKELNRTLKAIPGIVETGLFVGMADVVYVGGREAVQKLEK
- a CDS encoding site-specific integrase, giving the protein MFQNSSKNWNRLGNKVAERLGKPELKQIRLYDLRHFYSTMLYHKTKDTVHVQRKMGHRNIKNTLKYPNLHTPNRLKVRRVQSSNSGDCGKS